A DNA window from Microcystis aeruginosa NIES-843 contains the following coding sequences:
- a CDS encoding HAD family hydrolase, with the protein MSQSPRILALDFDGVLCDGMIEYFQISKRTYETLWPEIIPEDFFPSFSQLRPVIETGWEMPLLLRSLVLGIPDGEALNNWPSIRQNLLEREKIAKKVLSNALDGLRDRWIESDLESWLALHQFYQPAIDRLASLLDSDFLVYIITTKESRFVKQLLQKVAINFPAARLIGKEIKQPKYLTIQQILADLPESPANLWFVEDRLDALELVQQQADLNDVGLYLADWGYNTAQMRQKVAQDTRIKLLSLAQFAADFTHWQSR; encoded by the coding sequence ATGAGTCAATCCCCCCGCATTCTAGCACTGGATTTTGATGGTGTTCTTTGTGATGGCATGATCGAGTATTTTCAGATTAGCAAACGCACCTATGAAACCCTTTGGCCGGAAATAATTCCCGAGGATTTTTTCCCTAGTTTTTCGCAACTTCGTCCCGTTATCGAAACCGGTTGGGAAATGCCTTTACTGTTGCGATCGCTTGTTCTCGGTATTCCCGACGGGGAAGCTTTAAATAATTGGCCGTCAATTCGGCAAAATCTACTAGAAAGGGAGAAAATAGCGAAAAAAGTTCTCTCAAATGCCCTCGATGGTCTTAGGGATCGATGGATTGAGTCGGATCTAGAGTCTTGGTTAGCCTTACATCAATTTTATCAACCCGCAATCGATCGCCTGGCCTCTCTTTTAGACTCGGATTTTTTGGTTTATATTATCACTACAAAAGAAAGCCGTTTTGTCAAGCAATTGTTACAAAAAGTAGCAATTAATTTTCCGGCAGCGAGATTAATTGGCAAGGAAATTAAACAGCCGAAATACCTGACTATTCAGCAAATACTGGCTGATTTACCGGAATCCCCCGCTAATTTGTGGTTTGTCGAGGATCGTCTCGATGCGTTGGAATTAGTGCAGCAACAAGCCGATTTAAACGATGTGGGCTTATATTTAGCCGATTGGGGATATAATACGGCTCAAATGCGCCAAAAAGTTGCTCAAGATACCCGTATTAAGCTGTTATCCCTAGCTCAATTTGCGGCAGACTTTACCCACTGGCAGAGTCGGTGA
- a CDS encoding Panacea domain-containing protein has translation MIDCLTVARYFIIRAYEDGMDAEMTNMKVQKLLYYAQSLHLALYDEPLFKEEIQAWRYGPVCPAAYKFYSDFEAEQLPIPRQECLSGLPSEKKELLAEIWQYFGNYHAYRLSDMTHAEFPWKKARKGLPPEESSTEPILLDDMKALGYQKLDLIEQEHPAYKAAMSEVLKEALATESSHPIGKGEVHDWLNSLLD, from the coding sequence ATGATTGACTGCCTGACTGTGGCTCGCTACTTTATTATCAGAGCTTACGAGGATGGTATGGACGCTGAAATGACTAATATGAAAGTCCAAAAGCTTTTATATTATGCACAGAGCTTGCATTTGGCCCTATACGATGAACCATTGTTTAAGGAGGAAATTCAAGCATGGCGTTACGGTCCGGTTTGTCCTGCTGCTTATAAGTTCTACAGTGATTTTGAGGCTGAACAATTACCAATTCCTCGCCAAGAATGCCTGTCTGGGCTGCCATCGGAGAAAAAAGAACTTTTAGCAGAAATTTGGCAATATTTCGGTAACTACCACGCCTATCGGTTGAGTGACATGACTCACGCGGAATTTCCTTGGAAAAAGGCTCGTAAAGGTCTGCCACCAGAAGAAAGTTCCACAGAGCCAATTCTCCTTGATGATATGAAAGCATTAGGTTATCAAAAGCTTGATTTGATAGAACAGGAACATCCGGCCTACAAAGCAGCCATGTCTGAAGTTTTGAAGGAAGCATTGGCGACGGAATCTTCTCATCCTATTGGGAAAGGAGAAGTGCATGACTGGCTCAATTCCCTTCTCGATTGA
- the trxB gene encoding thioredoxin-disulfide reductase — translation MTVENLVIIGSGPAGYTAAIYAARANLKPLMFEGFQAGGIPGGQLMTTTEVENFPGFPEGITGPKLMERMKEQAERWGTQCYTEDVISVDLSQRPFTIRSTDREVKANSIIIATGATAKRLGLPSEAQFWSNGISACAICDGATPIFREENLAVIGGGDSAAEEAVYLTKYGSHVHLLIRGEAMRASKAMQDRVLNNPKVTVHFHTQAVDVFGTGSKMAGLRIKNSQTGEISELAVRGLFYAVGHTPNTSLFQGQLELDEVGYVKVKPGTVATSVEGVFAAGDVQDHEYRQAITAAGTGCMAALLAERWLSEHNLIQEYRQSATSEHYETKTVSETPADTEETFDIHKTRHVGGYALRKLFHDGDRLLMVKYVSPTCGPCKTLKPILDKVVDEYDGKIYFVEIDIEADPEIAKMGQVTGTPTVQFFKDRELVKEMRGVKQKSDFRQVIESYQ, via the coding sequence ATGACTGTCGAGAATTTAGTCATTATTGGTTCGGGACCGGCGGGATATACGGCGGCGATTTATGCGGCGCGTGCGAACTTAAAACCCTTGATGTTTGAGGGTTTCCAAGCGGGAGGCATTCCGGGGGGACAATTGATGACCACCACAGAAGTAGAAAATTTCCCCGGTTTTCCCGAAGGAATCACCGGTCCCAAGCTCATGGAAAGAATGAAGGAACAGGCCGAAAGATGGGGGACCCAATGCTATACCGAAGATGTTATCTCGGTGGATTTAAGTCAGCGTCCTTTTACCATTCGTTCCACCGACCGGGAAGTTAAGGCCAATAGTATTATTATCGCCACGGGAGCCACTGCCAAACGCTTAGGATTACCCAGCGAGGCCCAATTCTGGAGTAACGGGATTTCTGCTTGTGCTATCTGTGACGGTGCTACACCGATATTTAGAGAGGAAAACCTCGCTGTGATTGGTGGCGGTGACTCGGCGGCAGAAGAAGCCGTATATTTAACTAAATACGGCTCCCACGTCCATTTATTAATTCGCGGGGAAGCGATGCGCGCCTCGAAAGCAATGCAGGACCGGGTGTTAAATAATCCGAAAGTTACCGTTCATTTTCACACCCAAGCGGTGGATGTGTTCGGTACAGGCAGTAAAATGGCAGGATTACGCATTAAAAACTCGCAAACGGGAGAAATCAGTGAATTAGCCGTTAGAGGGTTATTTTATGCCGTCGGTCACACTCCCAATACTTCCCTATTCCAAGGACAACTAGAATTAGACGAGGTGGGTTATGTGAAAGTCAAACCGGGGACTGTTGCTACCAGCGTCGAGGGGGTTTTTGCCGCCGGAGATGTGCAGGACCACGAATACCGTCAGGCAATCACCGCCGCAGGTACGGGGTGTATGGCGGCGTTATTGGCAGAAAGATGGTTATCGGAGCATAATTTAATCCAAGAATACCGTCAATCAGCCACTTCTGAACATTACGAGACAAAAACCGTTAGCGAAACCCCGGCCGATACGGAGGAGACTTTTGATATTCACAAAACCCGTCACGTTGGGGGTTATGCTTTGCGGAAATTATTCCACGACGGCGATCGCTTGTTGATGGTAAAATATGTTTCTCCCACCTGTGGCCCCTGTAAAACCCTGAAACCGATTTTAGATAAAGTAGTCGATGAGTACGATGGCAAAATTTATTTTGTGGAAATTGACATCGAAGCTGACCCAGAAATTGCCAAAATGGGTCAAGTAACCGGGACTCCCACGGTACAATTCTTTAAGGACCGGGAATTAGTCAAGGAAATGCGCGGAGTCAAACAAAAAAGCGATTTTCGTCAAGTAATTGAGAGTTATCAATAA
- a CDS encoding metal ABC transporter permease — MLEALQFDFMRHAIAAGILVSIACGIVGTLVVVNRVVFISGGIAHAAYGGIGIGYFFGINPLVGAIFFTFFSALGMGFLQRRIRERADTLIGVMWAIGMAIGVIFIDLTPGYKADLMSYLFGSILTVPRDDLWIMAGIDILIITLVSIFYKELLAISFDETFAIIRNIPVEIIYLGLMGITALTIVAVMQVVGLIMVIALLTIPAAISGQFVKNMKGMMILAIILGIVFTLVGLWLSYSLNLTSGATIILVAGLGYLISLAWKPFMLTITRKISHL, encoded by the coding sequence ATGCTAGAGGCCCTACAATTTGATTTTATGCGCCATGCGATTGCCGCAGGAATATTAGTTAGTATTGCCTGTGGGATTGTCGGTACTTTGGTAGTAGTTAATCGCGTGGTTTTTATCAGTGGTGGAATCGCTCACGCTGCCTATGGAGGGATAGGAATCGGTTATTTTTTTGGGATTAATCCCCTGGTGGGGGCGATATTTTTTACCTTTTTTTCGGCTTTAGGCATGGGTTTTTTACAGCGTCGCATCCGGGAGAGAGCCGATACTTTAATCGGGGTTATGTGGGCGATTGGTATGGCGATTGGGGTAATTTTTATTGATTTAACCCCTGGTTATAAAGCTGATTTAATGAGTTATCTTTTCGGTAGTATTTTAACTGTACCGAGGGATGATTTATGGATAATGGCGGGCATAGATATATTAATTATCACCTTAGTTAGTATCTTTTATAAAGAGTTATTAGCCATATCTTTTGATGAAACCTTTGCGATTATTCGCAATATTCCCGTGGAGATAATTTATTTAGGTTTAATGGGAATAACCGCTTTAACTATTGTCGCAGTAATGCAGGTGGTAGGATTAATTATGGTAATTGCTTTGTTAACTATTCCCGCCGCTATCAGTGGACAATTTGTTAAAAATATGAAGGGAATGATGATCCTAGCGATTATTTTAGGAATTGTCTTTACTTTAGTGGGTTTGTGGTTATCCTATAGTTTAAATCTCACCTCAGGGGCGACAATTATTTTAGTGGCAGGATTGGGTTATTTAATCAGTCTTGCTTGGAAACCTTTTATGCTCACTATCACCAGAAAAATATCTCATCTTTAA
- a CDS encoding TlyA family RNA methyltransferase, with protein MSKQRLDLLLVAKNLCDSRQQAQRLIRAGEVKVNHQIIDKPATEIDPEAAIEVKQKLPYLSRGGEKLAKALELFAIDVRERICLDGGISTGGFTDCLLQKGAKRVYGVDVGYGQVAWSLRQDERVILLERTNFRYLTPEKLYGQEKPADLAVMDLSFISLTKVLPTLWTLLNPPREAILLVKPQFEVGREKVGKKGVVRDHQDQAGAIFQVLQAAEALGWFYRGLTWSPITGPAGNVEYLLWLSTDIGQVSPSLSAIAEITQEAIEQF; from the coding sequence TTGTCGAAACAAAGATTAGATTTATTATTAGTAGCCAAAAATCTCTGTGATTCCCGTCAACAGGCACAGCGATTAATTCGCGCTGGAGAGGTGAAAGTCAATCATCAAATCATCGATAAACCTGCCACAGAAATCGATCCAGAAGCGGCGATCGAGGTTAAGCAGAAACTGCCCTATTTGTCAAGGGGGGGCGAAAAATTAGCTAAGGCCTTAGAATTGTTTGCCATCGATGTCCGCGAGCGCATTTGTTTAGATGGAGGCATTTCCACGGGGGGATTTACCGATTGTCTCTTGCAAAAAGGGGCAAAACGGGTTTATGGGGTTGATGTGGGTTATGGACAAGTGGCGTGGAGTTTACGGCAGGATGAACGGGTTATTTTACTAGAAAGAACTAATTTTCGCTATTTAACCCCGGAAAAGTTATACGGACAGGAAAAACCCGCCGATTTAGCAGTTATGGATCTGTCCTTTATTTCTTTGACCAAAGTTTTACCGACCCTGTGGACGCTATTAAATCCACCGCGAGAAGCGATTTTATTAGTCAAACCCCAATTCGAGGTGGGACGGGAAAAAGTCGGCAAAAAAGGGGTAGTTCGCGACCACCAAGACCAAGCGGGGGCGATTTTTCAGGTTTTACAGGCCGCCGAAGCCCTAGGATGGTTCTATCGGGGTTTAACTTGGTCTCCCATTACCGGACCTGCGGGTAATGTGGAGTATCTTCTCTGGTTATCCACCGATATCGGCCAAGTCAGTCCCAGTTTATCAGCGATCGCAGAAATCACCCAAGAAGCGATCGAACAGTTTTAA
- a CDS encoding cyclic nucleotide-binding domain-containing protein, which produces MLSPVETIKILENHPDRTFPAGEVIFADGTEGELMYGILSGEVEMYIKGQLIETLEKGDVFGAGALLHGDKLRESTAIAKTDCKLAYLNQPQFLFAVQETPMFAIEVLRSYSDRFRKLKKIFTGEA; this is translated from the coding sequence ATGTTAAGTCCCGTAGAAACGATTAAAATTCTCGAAAATCATCCCGATCGCACTTTTCCAGCTGGTGAAGTTATTTTTGCCGATGGCACGGAGGGCGAGTTAATGTACGGTATTCTTAGCGGAGAAGTGGAGATGTATATCAAGGGACAATTGATAGAAACTCTAGAAAAAGGGGATGTATTCGGAGCAGGAGCGCTCCTGCATGGGGATAAACTGCGAGAATCCACAGCTATTGCCAAAACTGATTGTAAATTAGCCTATCTCAATCAACCGCAGTTTTTATTTGCCGTGCAGGAAACTCCCATGTTTGCGATCGAAGTGTTAAGAAGTTATTCCGATCGCTTTCGCAAGTTGAAAAAAATCTTCACCGGTGAAGCATAG
- the fmt gene encoding methionyl-tRNA formyltransferase codes for MRIVFFGTPTFAVPTLKKLLANPDIEIITVVTQPDKRRGRGNQLIPSPVKQIAIEQQIPVLQPKSVKKNARTLDFLRQSRADAFVVVAYGQILSPEILEMPRLGCINVHGSILPKYRGAAPVQWCIARGEKETGITTMLMDAGMDTGPMLLKAYTPIALFDNAEQVGATLGQMGADLLLETLSKLDRAEITPIPQNNDDATYAPLIQKSDYLIHWQDSGRRIHDRVRGFYPHALTTFRGQPLKVMATIPLEDLGQLPPELQTKDLSHLSGEVGSIVALWKNFGPVVQTGEGLLLLKEVQLSGKSPRSGGDLVNGSRLTIGEIFVQ; via the coding sequence ATGCGTATTGTTTTTTTCGGAACCCCGACTTTTGCTGTTCCCACCCTAAAAAAATTATTAGCCAATCCCGATATAGAAATAATCACCGTCGTTACCCAACCGGACAAGCGCCGGGGAAGGGGCAATCAATTAATCCCCTCACCGGTGAAACAAATAGCCATAGAACAGCAAATACCGGTTTTGCAGCCCAAAAGTGTCAAAAAAAACGCTCGAACCTTAGATTTTCTCAGACAATCGCGAGCGGACGCTTTTGTAGTCGTTGCCTACGGACAAATTCTCTCCCCAGAAATCCTAGAGATGCCGAGATTAGGCTGTATTAACGTTCATGGCTCAATTTTGCCGAAATATCGGGGAGCAGCCCCCGTGCAGTGGTGCATCGCTAGGGGAGAAAAAGAAACCGGCATTACCACCATGTTAATGGATGCGGGCATGGACACCGGACCGATGCTACTGAAAGCCTACACCCCGATCGCTCTTTTTGACAATGCCGAACAGGTGGGAGCAACCCTAGGACAAATGGGGGCGGATTTGCTCCTAGAAACCCTCTCTAAGCTCGATCGAGCAGAAATTACCCCAATTCCTCAAAATAACGACGATGCCACCTATGCCCCTTTAATTCAAAAATCTGACTATCTAATCCACTGGCAAGATTCGGGCCGGAGAATTCACGATCGAGTCCGGGGTTTTTATCCTCATGCGCTGACCACTTTCCGGGGACAACCCCTAAAAGTGATGGCGACTATTCCCCTAGAGGATCTCGGTCAACTTCCTCCAGAATTACAGACAAAAGACCTTTCTCATCTAAGCGGAGAAGTGGGATCGATCGTGGCTCTCTGGAAAAATTTCGGGCCGGTAGTGCAGACGGGTGAGGGTTTATTATTATTAAAAGAAGTGCAATTATCGGGAAAATCACCGCGTTCTGGTGGGGATTTGGTCAATGGTTCCCGTTTAACTATCGGTGAGATTTTCGTTCAATAG
- the pgeF gene encoding peptidoglycan editing factor PgeF, with product MTNVAIDVRLTGTSLWQWQIWQGLPYLTCNLLEDWSHGFFTRHYYPQTPEAFTAALGANVPVYRVKQVHGDRLLNPQGITNPEIVEADGIITDASGQGIWVASADCTPVLIGDHSTGVGVAIHSGWRGTAKRIVPKAVKQLLNSGSCLDNLVLALGPAIAGEVYQVEAEVAVEVGLSLFPQETNPDQILANLLNLSPSPLFADEEKGKVRLDVRRVIYHQLQQLGIRDEQIAIAPFCTYQQEDHFFSYRREKAKKIQWSGIVSR from the coding sequence GTGACCAATGTAGCGATCGATGTCCGATTAACCGGGACTTCTCTGTGGCAATGGCAAATATGGCAAGGATTGCCCTATCTTACCTGTAATCTCCTAGAGGACTGGTCCCACGGCTTTTTTACCCGTCATTATTACCCCCAAACCCCGGAAGCTTTTACGGCTGCTCTGGGGGCAAATGTACCGGTTTATCGGGTCAAACAGGTACATGGCGATCGCCTATTAAATCCCCAAGGGATTACTAACCCAGAAATTGTCGAAGCGGATGGAATTATCACCGATGCTTCCGGTCAAGGGATTTGGGTGGCCAGTGCTGATTGTACTCCTGTACTAATAGGCGATCACTCTACTGGTGTTGGGGTGGCGATTCATTCTGGATGGAGAGGGACGGCCAAAAGGATAGTTCCCAAAGCAGTAAAGCAGTTATTAAACTCAGGTAGTTGTTTAGATAACTTAGTGCTGGCCCTGGGGCCGGCAATTGCCGGGGAAGTGTATCAAGTAGAGGCAGAAGTTGCCGTAGAAGTGGGTTTAAGTTTATTCCCCCAAGAAACCAATCCCGACCAAATTCTGGCGAATTTATTGAACCTGTCCCCCTCCCCCTTATTTGCTGACGAGGAAAAAGGGAAAGTGCGCTTAGACGTGCGACGGGTGATTTATCATCAACTACAACAGTTAGGAATTCGGGATGAACAAATTGCGATCGCTCCTTTTTGTACCTATCAACAAGAGGATCATTTTTTCTCCTATCGTCGGGAAAAAGCCAAAAAAATTCAATGGTCTGGCATAGTTAGCCGTTAA
- a CDS encoding DUF4351 domain-containing protein yields MANGNRKIIYISGKNQKLLLGLGVSSQYSPIRKIVEEEQERAIDELARLLPNNPLKSASLNLLSNLSKNLEALSKKTQEDREFIMRLAPLYQQDREQAIQEGVQQGRQQGEAYLLLRQLQRRFGEIPQNLQENIRNLPVERLEDLGLALLDFNTLTDLDNWLHP; encoded by the coding sequence TTGGCAAACGGCAACCGGAAGATTATTTATATCTCCGGTAAAAATCAAAAATTGTTGTTAGGGTTAGGAGTCAGTAGCCAGTACTCTCCGATCAGAAAAATAGTAGAGGAGGAACAAGAGAGAGCCATCGATGAATTAGCCAGATTATTGCCGAATAATCCCCTAAAATCGGCTTCCTTAAACTTATTGTCTAATTTGAGTAAAAATCTAGAAGCGTTATCAAAAAAAACACAGGAGGATAGGGAGTTTATTATGCGTTTAGCTCCACTTTACCAACAGGATAGGGAACAAGCGATTCAAGAGGGTGTACAACAAGGAAGACAACAGGGAGAAGCGTATTTACTCCTCCGTCAACTTCAGCGACGTTTCGGAGAAATACCCCAGAATCTACAAGAAAACATCCGTAACCTTCCTGTGGAGCGGTTAGAAGACTTAGGACTCGCTTTATTAGACTTTAACACTTTGACGGATTTAGATAACTGGTTGCATCCGTGA
- the priA gene encoding primosomal protein N', whose amino-acid sequence MLDRCATLTVAEPRTPYQLTTTGQSWLEVLVDRPYPRDSQEDQQILTYSIPRDLTVEIGDILSVPFGSQVIGGIALRFLENLPAGLEENQIRPVEDVIAKGFFPDNYWQLLTKIAQYYATDLITVVRVALPKGLLRSSQRRIRLKPEAIPPGGEVFCTPLSRQILSLLKNQKEGDYSAKYLQEKVKNANYGIRDLVKRGWVESYLEAPKSPNIKLKKAITLLITDFPADLTENQRKIVEILRHQGGEMWLPELAQLAGTKHFKPLIDKGYVVIEDREFLRLSSAIMSRDQPKTLTSSQKQALEAIQTLKGGESVLLHGVTGSGKTEVYLQAIAPVLAAGKSALVLVPEIGLTPQLTDRFVARFGDRVYVYHSALSEGERYDTWRQMLTGTPQVIIGTRSAIFAPLPHLGMIILDEEHDSSFKQTQLLPTYHARTVAKWRAQLNHCPVILGSATPSLETWLESQVNPSLYLSLPDRIQNRPLPQVEIVDMRRELQRGNRSLFSQSLRSSLDTLRDKGEQAILFVSRRGHSTFVSCRSCGYVLECPHCDVSLSYHHTEPGAQELLRCHYCNYGRIHPKQCPECGSPYLKFFGTGTQRVTQELTKEFPDLRCLRFDSDTTRNKNAPRELLKLFTDGEFDVLVGTQMLTKGLDIDRVTLVGIMAADGLLYHSDYRASERAFQTLTQVAGRAGRGEREGKVIIQTYTPEHPVIRAVQTHDYEGFVETELMQREGLNYPPYGSLVLIRFSGLDGEAVQKSAENVAEECVNNFGSDWDILGPAPATIMRVANRYRWQILLKLSEEKADSGRLFIPLKSLVLPKVSMAIDVDPLTIE is encoded by the coding sequence ATGCTCGATCGCTGTGCTACTCTAACTGTAGCGGAACCTCGCACACCTTACCAATTAACCACAACTGGACAATCGTGGTTAGAGGTTTTGGTCGATCGCCCTTATCCTAGAGATAGTCAAGAGGATCAGCAAATATTAACCTATAGTATCCCCCGGGATTTAACGGTAGAAATTGGCGATATTTTAAGCGTTCCTTTCGGTTCTCAGGTAATAGGGGGAATTGCTCTTAGATTTCTCGAAAATTTGCCCGCAGGACTAGAAGAAAATCAAATTCGTCCCGTGGAAGATGTGATTGCTAAGGGCTTTTTCCCCGATAATTATTGGCAGTTATTGACGAAAATCGCCCAATACTACGCGACGGATTTAATCACCGTTGTTCGCGTCGCTTTACCTAAGGGTTTACTGCGAAGTTCCCAACGTCGCATCAGATTAAAACCAGAAGCGATTCCCCCCGGTGGGGAAGTTTTTTGTACTCCCCTCTCCCGTCAGATTTTATCCCTGCTCAAAAATCAAAAAGAAGGCGATTATTCGGCGAAATACCTGCAAGAAAAAGTCAAAAATGCTAATTACGGTATTCGAGACTTAGTTAAGCGCGGTTGGGTGGAAAGTTATCTAGAAGCACCCAAAAGTCCTAATATTAAGCTAAAAAAAGCCATTACCCTGCTAATAACCGACTTTCCTGCTGATTTAACCGAAAATCAGCGCAAAATTGTCGAAATTCTCCGTCATCAGGGAGGAGAAATGTGGCTGCCAGAATTGGCACAACTCGCGGGGACAAAACATTTTAAACCACTAATTGACAAGGGTTATGTGGTGATTGAGGACCGGGAATTTCTGCGCTTATCCTCGGCGATTATGAGCAGGGATCAACCAAAAACACTCACTTCTAGTCAAAAACAAGCACTAGAAGCCATTCAAACCCTGAAAGGTGGTGAAAGCGTCCTCTTACACGGAGTGACGGGATCGGGTAAAACAGAAGTCTATCTACAGGCGATCGCACCTGTCTTAGCAGCGGGTAAATCTGCCTTGGTTTTAGTCCCCGAAATTGGATTAACACCGCAACTAACCGATCGCTTTGTGGCCCGTTTTGGCGATCGAGTCTATGTTTATCATAGCGCCCTCTCGGAAGGAGAAAGATACGATACCTGGCGACAGATGTTGACAGGAACCCCGCAAGTCATTATCGGGACGCGATCGGCGATTTTTGCCCCTTTACCCCATCTAGGCATGATTATCCTCGATGAAGAACACGATAGCAGCTTTAAACAAACCCAATTACTCCCCACCTATCACGCGCGTACCGTGGCTAAATGGCGCGCTCAATTAAACCATTGTCCCGTAATTTTAGGCTCGGCCACACCATCCCTAGAAACATGGCTAGAATCCCAAGTTAATCCCAGTCTTTACCTATCTTTGCCCGATCGCATCCAAAATCGCCCCTTACCGCAGGTGGAAATTGTCGATATGCGACGGGAATTGCAACGAGGCAATCGTTCTCTTTTCAGTCAATCCCTGCGTTCATCTCTGGACACTCTGCGCGACAAGGGAGAACAGGCAATTTTATTCGTCAGTCGCCGCGGACATAGTACCTTTGTATCTTGCCGAAGTTGCGGTTATGTGCTGGAGTGTCCCCACTGTGATGTCTCTCTCTCCTACCACCACACCGAACCGGGAGCGCAAGAATTACTACGCTGTCACTACTGCAACTATGGTCGCATCCATCCGAAACAATGTCCTGAATGTGGTTCTCCCTATCTAAAATTTTTCGGTACTGGCACTCAGCGCGTCACCCAAGAATTAACCAAAGAATTTCCTGATTTGCGCTGCTTGCGTTTTGATAGTGATACCACCCGCAACAAAAATGCTCCCCGGGAACTATTAAAACTATTTACTGATGGTGAATTCGATGTCTTAGTCGGAACCCAAATGCTCACCAAAGGATTAGATATCGATCGAGTTACCCTAGTGGGAATTATGGCTGCCGATGGTTTACTTTATCACTCCGATTATCGCGCCTCCGAACGCGCTTTTCAAACCCTAACTCAAGTAGCAGGGAGAGCAGGAAGGGGAGAAAGAGAAGGAAAGGTAATTATCCAAACCTATACCCCCGAACATCCCGTGATTAGAGCAGTGCAAACCCACGATTATGAGGGTTTTGTCGAGACGGAATTAATGCAGAGAGAGGGTTTAAATTATCCTCCCTACGGCAGTTTAGTCTTAATTCGCTTTAGTGGTTTAGATGGAGAAGCAGTTCAGAAAAGTGCCGAAAATGTCGCGGAGGAATGTGTTAATAATTTCGGTTCCGATTGGGATATTTTAGGACCTGCACCAGCAACAATTATGCGCGTGGCTAACCGTTATCGCTGGCAAATTCTGTTAAAATTATCGGAAGAAAAGGCTGATAGCGGTCGTCTTTTTATTCCTCTGAAAAGCTTAGTTTTGCCCAAGGTAAGTATGGCGATCGATGTGGACCCCTTAACTATAGAATAA
- a CDS encoding RNA polymerase sigma factor, RpoD/SigA family, producing MKISKLAADDNFNQIIALETNPLELDSVDFAERTDEELTEHLPETLKNTRGSSGTGYDKGSNEDTVGAFFKEMARYPLLSAEEEIELAYSVKFLMEAEEVRQKLQENLHRPPTKTEWASALQLDNERQLENRLYRGRTAKRKMIRSNLRLVVSIAKRYLNRGVPFLDLIQEGAIGLNRAAEKFDPNKGYKFSTYAYWWIRQAITRTIANDARTIRLPIHIVEKLNKLKKAQRILKQDLQRNPNERELAEALEMTPEQLRQLLQLRRQSLSLNHRVGKGEDTELVDLLEDDDLQLPEDKMNEMMMRQEIFAVLSDVLTEREKDVISLRYGLATSQPYTLEEVGGMFNLSRERVRQIQTKAMRKLRRPQVARRLKGWLH from the coding sequence ATGAAAATCTCTAAACTAGCCGCTGATGATAATTTTAATCAAATCATTGCCCTGGAGACAAATCCTTTAGAACTAGACAGCGTGGATTTTGCTGAAAGAACTGACGAAGAGCTGACTGAACACTTACCAGAAACCCTAAAAAACACCCGTGGGAGTAGTGGAACGGGATATGATAAAGGCAGCAATGAAGATACTGTTGGCGCATTTTTTAAAGAAATGGCTCGTTATCCTCTACTTAGTGCGGAAGAAGAAATTGAATTAGCCTACTCGGTTAAGTTTCTGATGGAAGCGGAAGAAGTGCGCCAAAAACTACAAGAAAATTTACATCGTCCCCCGACGAAAACGGAATGGGCAAGCGCTTTACAATTAGATAATGAACGTCAACTGGAAAACCGTCTTTATCGCGGACGAACAGCTAAACGGAAAATGATTCGTTCTAATTTGCGCTTGGTGGTTTCTATCGCTAAACGCTATTTAAATCGCGGAGTTCCTTTCTTAGATTTAATTCAAGAAGGTGCGATCGGACTCAACCGTGCGGCCGAAAAATTCGATCCCAATAAAGGTTATAAATTCTCTACCTATGCTTATTGGTGGATTCGACAAGCAATCACCCGCACCATTGCTAACGATGCGCGGACAATTCGTTTACCGATTCACATTGTCGAAAAACTCAATAAACTCAAAAAAGCGCAGCGCATTCTCAAGCAAGATTTACAGCGCAATCCCAATGAACGGGAACTCGCAGAAGCGTTGGAAATGACTCCCGAACAATTGCGGCAATTATTACAATTGCGTCGTCAATCTCTCTCTTTAAATCATCGTGTAGGGAAAGGAGAAGATACGGAATTAGTGGATCTGTTGGAAGATGATGATCTACAACTTCCCGAAGATAAAATGAATGAGATGATGATGCGTCAAGAAATTTTCGCAGTTTTAAGTGATGTTCTTACGGAACGGGAAAAAGATGTTATCTCCCTCCGTTATGGTTTAGCTACCAGTCAACCCTATACCCTAGAGGAAGTGGGGGGAATGTTCAATTTATCTCGGGAACGAGTACGTCAAATTCAAACTAAAGCGATGCGAAAATTACGTCGTCCTCAAGTCGCACGTCGTCTGAAAGGATGGTTACATTAA